Below is a window of Humulus lupulus chromosome 2, drHumLupu1.1, whole genome shotgun sequence DNA.
tgtcaagcaatgcgttaatttctacttagttgataatagaagctctaggcttcccacctcatactctctctgatctctaaaatgttactctatggtgagaacctcacgaaatgtttgtccaacatcaacatggtgttgattttaGACAACATCGAGtttgtgataatcaaagatattcctatttttcccatgcaacgatcaccaaatccttcaaagaggattgttgatggtaattcgagcaaatgaaagaatgctaatactactaaacaagctcaaggagaagttTCTTTGAGCTTCTTCTTCAAAGAGCAAagaggaagaaattcatacaaaaataacaagaagtcaactggcaaggcacaaaatgctgcaaagcatcttggagcaaggcttgattataagtacacaaaaaggggagtgtttccaactgcaaggagactgggaattggaacaagattgcctggaactcaaggcatatggaacccaaaataattaaatttgtcttggatgcacgtgattttagaggatgatacttcggttttggatcgctgaatcacaatctactaaacatgcatgtacctttttacacttttaacattgggaaagccatgaaggataaaaagacACGGCTTGGTATCCATCATGGGTTGTTCATATCAAACAAGGCAAAAatataagcttgaatgaattttggaaataaatatattgttttaagacaatgtttattttattccgattttcaatggaaattttaatttaagtttttcttattacatcacaacaatttgtagttactttcacaagtaataaaatcatatttctttaaatgaatgtgaattgtggggtggatgtatgaaaaacaggctatacctattgcaacgaaacgaaccctatgttataaataatgagttgtttacgacagctaattctaggaccgttaaacgaAAAAAgatcaataacgttagaaatgacaTACCTTTGGCATTTTCTCTTTAGTCATATttgttatgataggattcaaagactaacaaaggctgggcctttgagggaactcacctagggtgacctacctgtttgtgattctagtctcgagggcagaatgacaaagcgtccattctctatgataggagaaagggccaaagaaccactagggctagtatgttcaaatgtggggacatatgaatgttcaagcgaggggtggttatgagtatttcgtcaccttcatcgacgatttctctagagactcatgtaagtacctaaagcataggaattctgcgaatttgttaagaagttcaaagaattcattgctatggatttaaaaccaaattaggtaaaacgttaaagatcttgcgatctgataggggtggaggatatttggataatcataaccaagatcatttaattgaacttgaagATTTGTCTAAAACAACTGCCCCAAGGACTCCGCAACAGAACAGTGTTGATGAGCAATGTGAATCgcacgtttatgaaaatgtgtgttctataagctattaaactctaccaacttcttacccagattttttctggagacatactacctagaccgcatgtgatattttttttaaatgttgtgccgtctcaaaagctgtctccaagacaccacttgaattatgaaatggtcgtgaacctggtttacgtcattatggaatttggtggtgtcatgtttttgtcatgaggaaaaaggtagaaagctagaacaatgagctgagggtttgcttgtttgatggctattctaaaggtactcaagGTGGTCTGTttcatagtccagtagacaagaaagtgtttggctctacaaatgctacttttatggataatgactacataatgaattttaagcctcatagcaaaatagtattagatggaaaaacaataaactattgttccatccttaccgacgcaagtcgatgaaaacaaggtacatttagaaaccactaatccaagtcagaaagttacgatgcctcgtcatagtAGGAGGATTTCTCGGAACCTGGTACCTATtatatggatagtgaaacccacaagttggttagggacacaagtaacaatgattagttggcctttaaataggcaatgggtcagtctgaaagggatttttgactcgaagccaagtaccaggtaataaagtctaagtactcttaatttgtctgagatcttgtagatgtgccattggactttaggcctatGGGGTGCAAgatgatctataagaagaagagaggagctgatagaaaggtcgagacattaaaggctcgactcgtggcagagagcgaaatttgacttagagaaaactttttctctggtagccatgttaaaattcatttagtatactcttatccatagccacaactcttgattaagagataaggaaaatggacatcaaagaagaaTTTTTCATGGCTAtattgatgagacaattaacatgcatcaatcagaaggatttaaagtagttggacaagaaattcGACAAGTTGAgtaagtcaatctatggacttaaacaagcttcgcgctcctggaacttaaggttaaatggaagcattaagacctgagtttttgaacaaaatgtagttgatccttgtgtttgacaacttagggaaaaagacattgtggtgtttttaatcctttatgtagatgatatcttattcattggaaacaatgtcaagaaattatcaaacataaagaactggctagaaacgaaatttcagatttcgttgtagcaagtcgtgttcttggtatctagaacatcagggaaataaataactaaacttaagctctaactcaagcgacctactttagtgaggtgcttggtcattactctgtaacaaattctgagaatggatgtttagtgtcttgacatggaatttatttttctaagtagcagtctccacagactcctcaagagaaagaaaagatgtaacaaattccttatgcatttgaaattagaagtctaatgcatgctatgttgtgtgttgtgatcGAAGATATTCTAtgtagtgggagtggtgagcaagtgtcagtaaaaccttggaaataaacaatagatggaagtcggtatctttgatggactagagactatatgttagtctttccaggtggatctttgtacctattaggctacacatattcagaaattagactgatgttgatgacaagaagtctacttctgaaaaatgtgtttactcttgggggtggagctatgatttggagaagcattaagttatctgccattttagaatccactttggaggctgagtacatagttgcatctatggcggctaaggaagttctatacggatctcggtgttattccagaaatggataaaccactcattttgtctagtgacagtaatgaggcaatagcgaattcgaaagaacctcgaagctacaaaagagcaaagcatatagagagaaagtaccacattatcgaggatgtgtggcgaaggtgtgaagtgaaggtgatgaagatagcattgtaaggcagtctttcatatccctttacaaagatataagcagaaaacataattgtgaagcatgtagaatgcatggttttgagaaacatgtcccatttgttttaaaagggaaagtgggagtttttttgggttttatgcccttataaaaccatgtcgaacATGTATCacaatttcatattatcaataaagtagtagaaatcatttagtttgacaaccgtgttgcttgcttgttttattacatgattattgaaataatacaaacatttttaaaatcccgaacatatggataattacaattatagtgactaggtcacagtggattatagttgtaattatatgttcaaaagaacgagtcctaagattagatcagtgcattggattttcactgattaggcaatctacgatatgatctacttacacattcagggtgtgatgtcttgtccaaggcatcgaccaagtagataagatcagatgtatgtagttacatcggactaggaccaatattgattattgattgataaataagtatctttgttatcaaatctaatcaatgtcacaacgttgaccatatattaagtcgatcttaattctgagtgataatattctactaattatattacttaaatcttttgacttgttcgttacgagcttaccctacggtctagcccatacttacatcttggagatttattagtgtaattgagtgggagtattattcatagatacgaaatctataacttctgtatgagaagtgaaaagatgatttccttaattgctttgttcaaaatgttaaatgattgagatctcatttctgtgattaagttcacggaaatatcatttataaggaacttagtgggagttaaggataaaatactgatgaggggtaaaacagtaattttcacccagctcgttagtaagtcgtcgatagaggattgactaactataatggttataacaatggataatgtatttatggtttggaaaatacgttctatgaattcaagagttcaatttagAGTCTATAATGGAGttacaaggaattaataaggtagtgaaattattcgtaaataaattcatggtaacttattggagcttgatttcatggatccatggtccccgcatcacctttgagtaaatcatctagaatgtctcaattaattgatttaattatcaattaggatttttaaagttgactaggtcaattttggaaaatttacagagatatgagatttagagaataaaagagaatcttcgggtaaatttattaatattgataaattggtatcaatataaataaataatattaaatcaagtttcaaattataattagttaatttgaataaggatttaattaattaattaaaaaaaataataaataaaaggttttgaatttaggcccagttgggatttaaattcaaaacaaagagattgggtccaagtccatttatggcagcccaaggcttttatttttgtttattatttttaattaatttaaatttaaataaatcccattaagttgcctatataaggaatatgatacctagggttttcataagtaagtgagtttcagttgattggtaagtgaaaacctagatagtctaacctttcttggccactctctcttcttcttctctgcaagatctctatctcatgtgttgagaaccagcccacactagttctaggttgatcaaaggcttggtgaggaagactgtgttgttgatcttgttcaatctcttgataatactctgctacagaaaggaatcaagggttagagagattgaaggatggagttgttccaattctgctgcgtaatgtaagtttttactttactctgtatttgtatcaatttcataggatcatgttctaggaatttgcatgtttgtttaataatatgtaaattgcatgaaaataaataaagatcctgtaatgAGTTTTTCCAACAAAAAATACTCAAAATTCATGAGGAGACTCTAACTTCATAACCCTATCAAATTTGATGCAATAAAACTTCTTCTTCCCCAAGCTATGAATATATATTACAAAACCAGTCCTTATATCATCATTGATTCTTCCATAGCATGTTTATAACATTAAAACATGTTCATAAAATACCCTAACATGAAATTCTAAACATGTTCATAAAATAACCTAACAtgaaattctaacaattaattcatAACATCTACCCTTAAACCCCATGAGCAATCATAAACATGACCTAGATTGTAAAGAGTAATAAGATCTTATCTTCAAGTTGATTCTTAGTTCTCCAACCTTCTAGACCTCAACCTTAGAGAGAATCATTGCTTTGATCGATACAGCGACTGAAAATAATATGATAGATTAAACCTACTTTATTGTAGTCTGTAAATACTAACCCTAAAACCAAAAGACCGAGTTGCCCCTAATTCTAACCCTCTCATAATTAGGATCTAGTCCTTTTTGTAATTTCACATAAAACTAACAATTTTCAATTTTCTTAATTAACTTATGACCCAAAATTCCTCTAAATTACACTATGGCCCGTAACTACAAAATTCGTGACACTAAGGCACTTACTATTTGAAGGAATCATTGTTGTTGCTCATAAACGTACAAAACTTCAAAAAtgattcacataatcatatttcaAATCATAACATAGTCAAATAgacacataatcatgtatttacataaaattaccaaaataccccttactaATGGAAGCAGATattacaaatatcccctcctaaaaagaaatttcatcctcaaaatttacctaaacaatTCTGGGTATTGCTCGAACATAACCGATTCCAATTCCCACATTGCTTCTTCTACAGAACCATTCCTCCAAAGGACCTTGACTAACTCGATCATCTTATTCCGTAACACTTTTTCCTTCTTATCAAGGATCTTTATTGACTTTTCCTCATAAGAAAGGTATTCTTGCACATTCAACGTCTCATAACTAAGAATATGAGACGGGTCTGTAATGTACTTACAtaacatggacacatgaaaaacattgtGCACTCCTGCTAGCGCTGGAGGCAtagctaacctataagccacttcCCCAATTCTCTCAAAAAATCTCCTTAACTTTCTTTCTTACGAGGAAAGAAAGAAATCAAGGACTTTACTTTCCTTTCTTACCAAACCTTTTAATTCCCTTCATAGGCGAAACATAGAGGAATACATAATCTTCGACTTGGAACTTGACATGCCTACGTTTAGGATCAACATAACTCTGTTGTCGATCCTGTGAAGCAATCATGCAGGCTCTTATCTTGGCAATAACTTCATTCGCTTCTCGTACCACTTCCGGGCCTAAATACTTActttcacccatttcatcccaatgagtTGGCGATCTACTCTTTCTTccgtataacatctcatacgatTATACCCCAATAGTTtactggtaactattgttatatgattactctatcaatggaaggtacttgctccatgatccatTAAAATCCAatacacacgctctaagcatgtctttCAGTATCTGTATTGTTCTTTTCGTCAGTCCATTTGTCTAGGGATGGAatgttgtactaaacttcaacttaGTACCCATCGCTTTTTGTAATCCTTCCCATAACTTTCATGTGAATTTCGGGTCCCTATCCGAAACTATCGACTTCGGTATTCCATGAAATCTCacaatttcctgcacataaagctctgcatactacTCTACTATATACACTGTTCTGACAGATATAAAGTGtgctgattttgtgaatcaatcaATGATCACCCAGACTGAATCATGTTTCTTTGTGGTCttaggtaaccccaccacaaagtccatagcaaTCTCTTCTCATTTCCATTATAGAATATTTAACGATTGTAACAACTCGGATGGTCTTTGGTGCTTTGCTTTGACTTGTTGGCACGTAAGGCACCTATcgacatactccactacatctttcttcattccaggccaccaatataacatcttcaagtcttggtacattttcgtagTCCTTAGATGTAATTATTAAGGAGTAGTGTGTGCTTCATAGAGCATGATCAACAATAATAGGCTTACCAAGTTGTTTACAAtaaaaaaggaagaaaaccctAACAACTACTCCAACTAAAGGTCCAATAAGTCACCAGCTATTGagcataaaaaaaatatgaggtaaactaggtttccaaaccaaatgAGCATATGACAGATTTATCCCACTACTGACAATCAGCCAAAATACTTccaataaaaattgggaaaaaataAACTCATTATTCAAACAAGAAATAAGGGCAAAATAGCAACGACCGACTATGCTCATGAAACTCGACTCAAGAAATCAGTAATTCACGAAGCACGGGGTCAATAAAGATAGAGATCGAGGACTCCCCAAATCTGAAGCCGAATGGAAGCATGATCGAGATCCCCGCATAGGCAAATTGAGCAAATCGATGGAACACCAACCATCCAAAAGGACAAACAACCATTCTCCCAAACACAGAAAATAAACATGCACCAAACTAAATAAGCTTCACCAAAGGCATATTAAATAAATCCTCACAAAGGAACAATTGGCCGATGAAGGGTGAACAACAACATTATTAATTAAAAGTAACAcaaacaaaatcaaaataaataaacaaaaatccaTATTAATTAAAAAGACAATAAGCATCATAAGGTTGATTAGCCACCAAACCCCTTCACACCATACCATCCCTCCCTGAAATGCAGGCCACCAACAGGGCCAAAGACCCACCATCGAAGACCCTTAAGATAACGAGAGAACCCCATCCCCGAACCAAGCATCCCTGCCACAGGCAGAGAACCAATCCCGTCCCGAGACCAACAGAGAAACACAGATTCGACGAAGCTACCGGCTAGAGAAGCGAGAGTCACAAGGAGAATCTAGAGGGCGAAGAAGCTGACAACCAACCACCTACACATTAGGGAGAGCCTCTCGACCGAAGCCTTGTCGGTGACCAGAGGCCAACCAACGAAGCCCCGATCAAGAGGAGATCAGAATATGGTGATGACGCAAGGCACACCAAACCCTAGTCGcccacgagagagagagagagagagagagagagagagagagagagaaagagagaattatttttgaattttctgatacttatttatttattttatttactaatATGAGAAGAAATATTGTGAATGTCACATAAAAATAAGGAATGTTTTAGTATGATCATTTTTAATTTATGGTGTAAATTTTATGTTGAATATGGCAGGAAAAATGAGTCAAAAAACCTAATGACTTGTACTATAAAATAATCctgaattaaaagaaaataagatAAAGAAATATACATGTAACATGTGTTTAGATAAAGATATACCAAATTGTCAAATTCTATAGAAGGGTGTTAATCGGTCGGTTTTGTTGGGTTATAACATACTTTAATAAACCCAACGTAAAAATCGGATTGCAAAAATATAACTCTAACTCGTCcaattaagaagaaaaaaaagtttaacATGTCCAATGTTTTAAGCAGTTTGGTCgagttaacccgcccaaaccaatcttatgttttttttaaatgttcaaataaTTAGATTCAACAAACTAAAAGTATATTATACATCTTCCAAACTTAAGACATATTATTCTAAATTGAAACTGTAAAATATTATTCTAAattcatttttaaaatttttaaaataatatttaatattacatataatatatgtaataatatacataatatatgtaagtataaatgaaaaaaaaaaaaattgatcggTTTATTCGAGTTATTTGGGTGGGCTTGTATAATTCTCAAACCgccaaatataataattttgCGGTTTGAGTTTTTATCGGATTATTCAGGTTGcattttttatcaattttttcagTTTGGTTTGAACGATTTATTCGAGTTGGGTGGTTTGCAAAAACTTTTGCACAACCCTCCTATAGAAAACTTGCCAAGTTCAGACCAACTTTCTTGCCAAACTCTTGCAAGATTCTAGAAGTTTGAGGCTTATTAATTAAGAAACTATTGTTTTTGGTGGTGAACTCAATGAATTAGTCATGTTTCAGTGACGCGGATTCCATCAGAACCCTTCTATAGTCAACAGAGTATTATATTTTACTATTTGCATGAATTTTTTAATTCAAATGAATGGTCTCCATACGACTTTGGAGGCAATGAAAAGGTCCAATttccctttaaaaaaaaaaaggaaaggtaCAAAATTGAATTATTAAATAATCAGATGAATTACATTGACTCCTctgaattaaatcaaatttacGCCCtggataaaaaatatttattttaacccgaaaatttaaaataatgataCAAACAACTCCTCTTTTAGACGATCTATAACGAGTCAATACCATATTTGCCAAAATTTTACAATGTTCTAATATATTTGTtgcaaattaacttaaaaaatcaacaaaataatttaatttttattgaaattatataattattaaataaataagtaaaaagttaaaaaaatttaaattaatataaacaaCATTAATTAGTAGAAAAAGAGTAAATAAAAGATGTCATGTATTATGAGCTAAATTTGACTTGTATTATATTTTGTGTCAGCTTATATTGTATCAAATTTAGCACATATTTTACATTATCATAAAATCTCATTTTGTCAAGATGTGCTAAAAAATTGCAATACACTACTTTTATACCATCCATTCGAGATGCTCTTAGTTAACATTTACTGAAATCTTTCACagttgattattattttttattcaatttaatttatttgatttaaaaataacatttagTTATTATATTTAGAAGAACATGACTAAAATTCAGGTGATTTTATATATCTTTCTAAACACATCATACTGGTCTTTCTAAGTATGCATATGGTAGGGAGTAACATACTTCTTTCCCAAATAAATACGTGCATTTAAAATATATACTCAAATATTATACACAGTGATGTGGTAGTTTAacctagccaatcacatttataaAATAGggacccactgttttaaaaaacagtgacatgtcactgtgtgtaatatttaAGTGTAGCACCATCATTACTCATAAATTTTAGGATGACCTAGAGAATTATTATTGGATCTATTTTTCAATAACAAGTTACTCCTCATTCTCTTTTCAAGTTTAGGAACCATCCATATACATACTCGTTTGAAATCGAGGAACAATCCATATAAATAGTCTCTTAATACatgttttgttaaattttgtacATGCTTACAAAGCACTCAAATGTTTAAGTAAAAAATGTTATTATACAAGATATAtgttgaaaaagaaaagaaaagaaaaagaaaactactATTTATTGAGAGTGAGTGAACACCTTTTGTAGACCCAACCATTGACCaatatatgttttaatttttcAGAATTTGGCTACATGTCTCAAATGTTAGTATTTTGGCCTAGTAACTTACTCATGAGATTAGCTCATTTGTAATGATCTCTAGAATCTAGGACTGTAATCTCTAAGGTGGTGTGAGACAGTTTTAAAAGTAGAACATCCAATTAATATGTGGTTTTACTTATACACACATGACATGTCATGTGACAATAAATTGATAAGAAATTATAGCTCACAATTATCATGTCAAGTCAATCTTAGATATGTAGATAGAGATTTCACATTAATCAATAACATAAATTTGAACACTCATCATGTCTTTGTTTAATTTCACAACTAATAAGAAGAAAATATATGTTAATGATGTATGGAATACATCATGACTTATAGgtaagtataaatatatatatatatattatttgattgtttgttttatttggggagacacatattattattattattatgaatcaTGTAAAGATGCATTGAATAATGCGAAAACGTGTCATTTTATTTGTATTCCAGTACATATTAGTATATATGGTATTAATCTTAGTTCTCCAATAACTCAACGTACAATTATTTACCAAGATTAGGAAAACCACACCAAAATTAACATTCCAAGCTTTTCAAAGGCTAAGAGAAACAAATGAAATTGGGGTATACAAAGCAAATTATGGCCTAGCAATGACATAATGAAGTGTCGGCTACGAACTTTGAAATCTCATGCATAAAGCAAAAGGTATAAGCAAACTTGTAATTAAGTGGTTTCGGTTTTAGCTCTGTAATGGGCATTATTATAGCTACTTGTATACTCCAAAAGCATATAATTCTATATTATTAAAACAAAATTATTTCCCTTTCAAATCATTGTATTGTAGTAGTGGAAAAGCATGCATGCCCCCCTTTCTAGAAGGACTCAGCGAAAAAgtgttatttttaaattatatatgcaAATAGAATTTTGATAAGTAAACCCATGTTTGGTTTCTCTTTCACCTCCACATGACATTGATAATGATCACTATTTCAATTCTTCCATTAAAAGACCCCAACAATTATCTTCCTAACCCTCTTTTTGTCTATTTTTCACAATTGATGCTCAGTTTTCTAATTGGGCCATTACTTAAATAATTTTTGCTTTGTCTAGtaataccttttttttttctttttcatgtaAGGTCATTTGTATGGTTATAGCATGCGCATGGATTTGCTCAATTGGATTAGTCTTGAGGGAGTATACTTTTATGACTATTTGCTTAGAGTGTACAATTTCAAAGTCTTGCCTCGACATGTTGAAGTTTTCCACTCTTATTATTGTCCTTTTTAATTGATTCCAAGATGTAACTTATCTTTACCCTTTTGATTTGAACCAAAtagattaataataaaataaatctcTTCCTCTTTTTATCACTAATGTTTTTAATCATTATTTTGCCAAAGTAAGCAACGTTATAGGTAAACCATCTAACAGAAGAAATATCACTTTATTTCTAGGGATCTTTTTTataaatatgaggttttaaaacttaatatataaaaatatggtaTAGATCTAactttaagaaaattaattttaaaacataccaaaatatgtcttaaacataaggtatgtttgc
It encodes the following:
- the LOC133815163 gene encoding uncharacterized protein LOC133815163 gives rise to the protein MGESKYLGPEVVREANEVIAKIRACMIASQDRQQSYVDPKRRHVKFQVEDYVFLYVSPMKGIKRFDPSHILSYETLNVQEYLSYEEKSIKILDKKEKVLRNKMIELVKVLWRNGSVEEAMWELESVMFEQYPELFR